The sequence GATGGAGCCGCGCTTCAAGGCCGATGGCCCGATTGCCGACAGCGAGAACGTGATCGTCGCGCTCGACAAGGCGCTGACCAAGGGCGTGCCGGTCAGGCGTGTGGCTGAAGGCGATCCCGATGCCTTGCTCGCCAAACCCGGCCTGTCCGCGCGCTACGATGTGGAGCCTGCCTTCCATGCCCCGCTCGAAACCGCGAGCGCCACGGCGCGGATGCGGCAGGGCAAGCTGGAATTGTGGATCGCCACGCAGGCGCCTGAGCGGGCGAGGCGCGCGGCGGCGAAAGTGGCACGACTCTCGCGACATGATGTGATTGTTTATCCGCTTCACGCAGGCGGCAGCTTTGATGCGCGGCTCGATGTGCGGATCGCGGCTGAAGTGACCGCGATTGCGACAACGCTCGGCAAGCCGGTGCAACTGACGTACTCGCGGTGGCAGGAATCGCTGGCAGGCATGCCCCGCACCCCGCTTTCGGCGCAGCTGGATGGTGCGCTAAGCCCGGACAAGACGCGGGTGCTGGGCTGGCGCGCGCGGCTGGCGGTGCCTGCGACGGCGCGTGAATCGGGCGCTCGCCTGCTCGATGGCTGGGGCATTCGCGATGCGCTGGACTTGCAGGACGGAAGCGATCCGATGGCCTGCGCCGGCGCGATGCCGCTTTACCGCATTCCCGAAAAGGCGGTCGATCATGTGCCCGTGGCGCTTGGCCTGCCGACTGCGCGGTTTCGCGGTCAGGCGCATGGTTACACAGCGTTCTTCACCGAGAGTTTCGTTGATGAGCTCGCGCATCTGGCGGGCCGTGAGCCGCTGTCGTTCCGTGTGGGCATGCTCGAAGGCGAGCCGCGCCTCGTCGCCTGCCTGACTGGGGTTGCCAGGTTGGCGCAATGGGGCGGCGGCATCGAGGCATCGGGCCAGGGCATTGCCTGCCACCGCATGGACGTTGTTACGGGCGCTGGCGAGACGCGCTCGGGCCAGATCGCGGTCGTCGCAACGGCGCGGTCGGAGGCAGGCGTGGTGCGGGTCGACCGTCTCAGCGCCTATGTCGACATCGGCCGGATCGTGAACATGGACATCGCGCGCCAGCAGATCGAGGGCGGGCTCATGTTCGGCCTTGCCCACGCGGTCGGCGGGTCGAGCGGCTATGTGAGCGGGCGTCCGGTGGCGGGCCGTTTTTCGCAGCTGGGGCTGCCGCTTCTCGCCGATTGCCCCAAGGTCGATATTGCCTTTGCCGACAGCAACGAACAGCCGTTCGATCCCGGCGAGATCGGCATGGTCGCGGTGGCTCCCGCCGTCGCGAATGCACTGTTCTCCGCCACGGGCGCGCGTTTCCGCCGTCTGCCGCTGATTTCCGAAGGACTTTGATGGAACGTCCGTCTGATCATCCGACCATTCTCACCGGCAAGGTCGGCGTCCTGCTCGTCAACCTCGGCACGCCCGATGCGCCCGATGCCGGTGCGGTGAAGCGCTATCTGAAGCAGTTCCTTTCCGACAAGCGCGTGGTCGAGATTCCGGCGCTGGTGTGGCAGCCGATCCTGCGAGGGATCATCCTCAATACCCGCCCGAAGAAGTCTGCCCACGCTTACGCGCAAGTATGGAGCGAGGACGGCTCGCCGCTGGCCGCGATCACCAAGGCGCAGGCCCGCGCGCTGCAGGCGCGGCTGGGCGATTCCGCAATCGTGCGTCACGCCATGCGCTACCAGTCGCCTGCGATGGACAAGGAACTCGACGCGCTGCTCGAAGCCGGATGCGAGCGCATCCTCATAGCTCCGCTCTATCCGCACTATTCGGGAGCGACGACCGCCTCGGCGCTCGATGCCGTGGCCGACTGGATCAAGGCGCGCCGCCGCTTGCCCGCGCTGCGCACGCTGCCGCCCTATCACGACGATGCGGCCTATATCGGCGCGCTTCACGCCGATCTGGTGCGGCAGCTTGCGGGCCTCGATTTCGTGCCCGAACTGCTGATGCTGAGCTATCACGGCATGCCCGAGCGCACACTGCATCTGGGCGATCCTTACCACTGCCACTGCCGCAAGACCTCACGCCTCGTGGCCGAACGCTTTGCGCAGAGCCACCCCGGCTTGCGGATTGAGACGACCTTTCAGTCGCGCTTCGGCAAGGCCAAGTGGCTGGAGCCTGCCACCGACACCGTGCTTGTTGCTGAAGGGCAGAAGGGCACCAAACGTATCGCCATTGCCGCGCCGGGGTTCTCGGCTGACTGCCTCGAAACGCTGGAAGAACTCAGCATTCGCGGGAGGGATGATTTCATTGCGGCGGGCGGCACACATTTCGCGTCACTCGCCTGCCTCAACGCGGGCGAGGAAGGCATGGCGCTTCTCGAAACGCTGGTTCGACGGGAACTTTCCGGCTGGATTTGACTCTGCTGACACGCGTGTTAATTGTGCGATTAACACGCTACAGGAGAGACAATGGCCAGCCTCGCGCCGGACCTTCGCGCCGATCTGAACCGAGCAGATCTGCACCGTGACAGCGCCAATCCGCACTGGGTGCGGCTGGGCGGCGATCACAAGCTTGATCATATTCCGGGTGAGGACGGCTGGCCGGTGCTCGGCACCACGCTGATGCAACTGTCGGACCCACTCGGCTTTCAGGATCGCATGACCGAGACGTATGGTCCGGTCTACCGCACGCGCAGCTTCGGACGGCGCGGGGTCAACTTGATGGGCGCCGATGCCAACGAACTGGTGCTGTTCGATCGGGACAAGCTGTTCTCGAACGAGCAGGGGTGGGGACCGATGCTCAACCTGCTGTTCCCGCGCGGGCTGATGCTGATGGATTTCGAAGCGCACCGGGTGGATCGCCGCGCGCTGTCGATCGCGTTCAAGCCCGAACCGATGCGTGCTTATTGCAGCGTGCTCAACACCGGAATTGCCACGGCTATCGAGCAGTGGGGCGGTCAGATGCGCTTCTACGATGCGATCAAGGCGCTGACGCTCGACACCGCCGCCGCAAGCTTCCTCGGTCTGCCGCTGGGTCCAGAGGCGGACGCGCTCAACAAGGCCTTTGTCGATATGGTTCAGGCCTCGGTCGGTGTCGTGCGCCGCCCGCTGCCTTTCACCAAGATGGGCAAGGGTGTGGCCGGACGCCGCCTGATGGTCGATTACTTCGGCAAACTGCTTCGCGAGCGGCGCGCCGATCCAGGGCAGGACATGTTCAGCCAGTTCGCGCTCGCTAAGCGCGAGGATGGCTCGCTCCTGCCTGAGGACGTCGTGGTCGATCACATGATCTTTCTGATGATGGCTGCGCACGATACGATCACCAGTTCGGCCACGGTGCTGTTCTGGCAACTGGCGAAGAACACCGGCTGGCAAGACCGCCTGCGTGCCGAAGCGCGCGCAGTGACCGGGGGGGAGGGCCTTTCCGTTGCTTACGACGACCTCAGCCGGATGGACCTGGCCGAGATGGCGTTCAAGGAAGCGCTGCGGTTCATGCCACCTGTGCCCAACATGCCGCGTCGCGCGCTTCGTGACTTCAGCTTCGGCGGCTACGCCATTCCTGCCGGCACGCCGGTGGGTATCAGCCCCGCTGCGGTCCATGCCGATCCGGCGCACTGGCCCGACCCTCAACGGTTCGATCCATTGCGCTTCACGCCGGAGAACGTGGCAGGGCGTCATAAATATGCCTGGGTGCCGTTTGGCGGAGGCGCTCACATGTGCCTCGGGCTGCATTTTGCCTATATGCAGGTCAAGCTGCTGGTCAGCCAGATCCTCACCCGTTATGAGGTCGCCATGCAGCCGGGCAGCGAACCTTCGTGGCAAGCCTGGCCGATCCCCAAGCCGCGTGATGGTCTTCGCGTGGAATTGCGCCGAATCTGTTGACGATTCGATGCCTGCCGGTTAAGGGCGCCGCTTTCCGGTGGTGCGTAGCCATCAAATCATGGAATTCAGCGGCCCGTTTCTTGCGGCCCGCCAGAGGACGAGAAAAAGAGACACATGGCCAACACGCCGCAAGCCCGCAAGCGCATCCGCCGCAATGACCGCCGCGCCGAAATCAACGGCAACCGCCTGTCGCGCATCCGCACCTTCGTCAAGAAGGTCGAATCGGCGCTCGACGGTGGCGACAAGACGGCTGCTGCTGAAGCCCTCAAGGCTGCCCAGCCTGAACTGGCTCGTGGTGTTGCCCGTGGCGTGCTCCACAAGAACACCGTGGCTCGCAAGATGTCGCGTCTCACGAAGCGCGTTGCCGCTCTCTGATTCGCTGACACCGATTCGGTAGGGGCGTCGCCAACCGACGCGTCGGCCCCGAGTTGCGCACAAAAACAGAACATGGCCGGCGGCATTCCGCCGGCCGTTTTTGTTTGTGACGCATAATAATCCGCAGGGCGCGCATGAATGTTTCAATGTGACAGTGTGCAGTCGCAACAAGTCACGGAAACTACGCGATTCGCATCTTGAATAAGTTAAAACCCTTATAAAACAATGTCTTGATGCATTCCTGCGGGCCTTGGCGAGTCAAGGGTATTTATTTCAGTTTTTTTGCGGTCGCCCCGCTTGCGTTAATGGCCGCTCGGCCAATAGACAGTGTGAACCGGGGGCGGGAATCACTGTCATCCGGTGTCACTGAAATCCTTTTGATCGGGGCCTGCTGCGCAACCTGCGTGGACGGGCGGGGGTAATTTGTGCCTGCGCAGACCGCATCGGTTCGCGCATGGCTTTTGTAGTCGGGACAGCCACGCGTGAAGATTGAAGATTTCGCTGGTGGATCCGCTAGCCGGGGGGCAAGCGCGGATATCGCCGGACAACCCGCCACCGACCGTAATGCGACGAACAGGAAAGGGCGGGACAACGCAATGATCGAGGACCAGGAAGCGCTGGATCTGGCAGCAGACTGGGCCGACATCAGCCAGGGCCTGAAGAAGGACCTTGGGCCGCAGCTTCACGCCCAGTGGATCAAGCCGATCCAGCTCGGTGCGTTCTGCAAGGATACGGGCACGCTCGATCTGTTCCTGCCGACCGAATTCTCCGCCAATTGGGTGGCCGACCGCTTTGCCGACCGTTTGAGCCTCGCCTGGAAGATCGCGCGTTCCGAAGTGCGGCAGGTGCGCATCACCGTGCATCCGCGCCGCCGGTCCTTGCCTGAACTGCGCGTCGGTGCCGAAGCAGTGGTCCAGCCGCGGTCATCGGCGCATCTGTCGGCCTCGCCGGTCATGGCCGATTCGGCGCTCTCGGGCCTCGACCCTTCGCTGACCTTTGCCGAATTCGTCTCGGGCTCGGCCAACGTGCTGGCGGTCAATGCCGCGCAGCGAATGGCGGCGATTGAAACCCCGCAGTTCTCGCCGCTCTATCTCAAGGGCTCAACCGGGCAGGGCAAGACACATCTGCTGCACGCCATCGGCCACGCCTTTGCGGCCAACAAGCCCGGCGCGCGGATCTTCTACTGCTCGGCCGAGCGCTTCATGATCGAATTCGTCCAGGCCATGCGCTCGAACGAGATGATCGAGTTCAAGTCGCGCCTGCGCGGCTTCGACATGCTGCTGGTCGATGATATCCAGTTCATCATCGGCAAGGCGAGCACGCAGGAGGAGTTCCTCCACACGATCGACGCGCTGATGAGCGCGGGCAAGCGCCTGATCGTCGCAGCCGACCGCGCACCACAGGCTCTTGACGGTGTCGAGCAGCGTCTGCTCTCGCGCCTGTCGATGGGTCTCGTCGCTGATATCCAGCCTGCCGACATCGAATTGCGCCGCAAGATCCTCGAACACCGCCTCGTCCGCTTTGGTAGTACGCAAGTGCCGTCTGACGTGATCGAGTTCCTTGCCCGCACGATCAACCGCAATGTCCGTGAACTGGTCGGCGGCCTCAACAAGCTGATTGCATATGCCCAGCTGACCGGCCAGCCAGTGTCGCTGCAACTCGCCGAAGAACAGCTGACCGACATTCTTTCGGCCAACCGCCGCCGCATCACCATCGACGAGATCCAGCGCACGGTCTGTCAGTTCTACCGTGTCGACCGCACAGAGATGGCCTCCAAGCGCCGTGCCCGCGCGGTTGTGCGCCCACGCCAAGTGGCGATGTACCTCGCCAAGGTGCTGACGCCGCGCTCCTACCCTGAAATCGGGCGCAAGTTCGGCGGCCGCGATCACTCCACAGTGATCCATGCCGTGCGCCTGATCGAGGAACTGCGCACGCGCGACGCCGACATGGACGGCGACGTGCGCACGCTGCTGCGCCAGTTGGAAGACTAACAGGCTATCCACTGGTTTTGCCGGTGATATGCACAGACAGGCCGGGATGCGCGTCAGGCTCGCATTCCGGCTTTTTTGTGCCTAGATGCGGGCCATGACCCCAGACCGCCTCGACCGCTTTGCCCGCCACATCGTCCTGCCAGAAGTCGGTGCGGTAGGGCAGGCGCGGCTGGCAGCGAGCCATGTCGTGCTGGTCGGCATGGGCGGCATCGGCAGCCCTGCACTGCAGTATCTAGCGGGCGCAGGGGTGGGCAAGCTGACCTTGATCGACGACGATCTGGTCGAAGCCTCTAACCTCCAGCGCCAGACGATCTTCGATCAGGGCGACATCGGTCAGCCCAAGGCCACAGCGGCGGCGCTCTGGGCGGGGCAATTCGATCCGCATTTGAATGTTGTTCCGCATATCACCCGCATCACCCGTGCCAATGCCGCGCGGTTGATTACGGGGGCCGATGTCGTGCTCGACGGGTGCGACAACTTTGCCACGCGGCTGGCCGTGTCCGACGCCTGCGTTGCGGCGGGAATTCCGCTTACGTCTGCCGCACTCGGGCGCTTCCAGGGACAGGTCGCCAACTTCGCCGGGCACCGTGAGGGTCAAGCTTGCTACCGCTGCTTCGTCGGCGATGCCTTCGATGCCGAGGACTGCGATTCCTGCGCCGATCTCGGTGTGCTGGGCGCGATGGTCGGCATGGTGGGCGCGTTCGGCGCGATGGCGGCGATGCGCGTGCTATTGGAGGGCGTGTCTACGCTCGGCGACCCGCAATGGGGCCAGTTGCATGTGCTCGACGGACTTAAACCGTCCTTGCGCACCATGCGGATTGCCAAGGACCCGGAATGCCGGGGCTGCAACTCAGCGCAGTAGTTCCTCCACCCATGTGGGCACGATTGCGCTCGCCGGACCCAACCGCGTCTCGTGAAACCACGCTGAGCCTTGGCTGCGTTCCAGATTGAGCTCCAGCGTCTGCATTCCCAGATCGCGCGCGGTGCGGACAAGTCCTGCCGCCGGATAGACCGCACCCGATGTTCCGATCGAGACAAACAGGTCGGCGGCGGACAGGGCTTCGTGGATTTCGTCCATGCGATAGGGGATCTCGCCGAACCAGACGATGTCGGGGCGCAGGGCCGGTTCGCCGCACAAAGGGCAGGACGGACGGTGAATCAGCGGGTCGGTCCAGCGGAGGCGCATGTCGCAAGCGGTGCACCAGGCGTTCAGATGCTCGCCGTGCATGTGCAGAACGTTCAATGCGCCGCCGCGTTCGTGAAGATCGTCGACATTTTGCGTCACGATCAGGACTTCGCCGCCCTCGCTTTTGGGCCATTCGCGGTCGAGCCGCGCCAGCGCGATGTGGGCCGGGTTGGGCTGCTTGGTCTGGATCGCCTCGCGCCGCATGTCGTAGAAGCGCAGGACGAGGTCGGGGTCGCGGGCGAAGGCTTCGGGCGTGGCGACGTCTTCCACCCGGTGCTGCTCCCACAGGCCGCCGCCGCCACGGAAGGTGTCGATGCCGGATTCGGCGGAAATTCCGGCTCCGGTGAGAATGACGATATTGCGTGGGCGTTTCATCGCGACCATGAAGCACGCCACGAATGGGGTGAGCAATGGCAAGAATCGGAATTATCGGCAGCGCTGGACGAATGGGCAACGCCTTGCAGGCGGCTGTCGTGGGGGCAGGGCACGACTTCGCTGGCGGGATCGACAAGGGCGGCGATCCGCTTGGTCTGGCCAAGCAAAGCGACGTTCTGGTCGATTTCTCCGCTCCCGGTGCGCTCGAATTCAATCTCGACGCGGCAATCCATGCAGGCGTGCCGATTGTGATCGGCACGACCGGCCTTGAGGAGCGGCACCACTGGCTGGTCGATGCCGCCGCGGTGAGCATCCCCGTGCTGCAGACCGGTAATACCTCGCTCGGCGTCACTCTGCTCGCGCACCTGGTGCAAGAAGCGGCATCGCGGCTGGGTGAGGACTGGGATATCGAGATCGTCGAAACGCATCACCGCATGAAAGTCGACGCGCCATCGGGCACTGCACTGCTGCTCGGCGAAGGGGTGGCCAAGGGGCGCGGCGTACATCTGGCCGATGAGGCCGTGCGCGGACGCGACGGGATCACCGGCGCGCGAAAGACGGGGACCATCGGCTTTGCGTCTTTACGCGGCGGCAGTGTGGCGGGCGACCATTCGGTCCATTTCCTTGCAGACAACGAGCGCCTGACCTTCTCGCACCTTGCCGAAAACCGCGCCATCTTTGCCAAGGGTGCGATACGCGCGGCGGAGTGGATCATCGACAAGGAGCCGGGGCGCTACACGATGCCCGAAGTCCTCGGCCTCTGACATGAACCGGGCGGACGTCTTCGAATTCTTCCGGCGTCTGGCCGAGGCCAATCCGTCGCCTGAAACCGAGTTGGAATACGGCAACGTCTACCAGTTGCTCGTCGCGGTGACGCTGTCCGCGCAATCGACCGATGTTGGCGTGAACAAGGCGACGCGGATGCTGTTCGCAAGCGTCAAGACCCCGCAGGATATGCTCGATCTGGGCGAAGACGGCCTCAAGCAGCACATCAAGACCATCGGCCTGTTCAATGCCAAGGCGAAGAACGTGATCGCCATGGCCGGAATTCTCGTGGCGAAACATGGCGGCGAGGTTCCGGCTGACCGCGATCTACTCACCGAACTGCCCGGCGTGGGGCGCAAGACCGCGAATGTGGTGATGAACTGCGCGTTCGGGGCGGAGACGTTCGCCGTCGATACGCACATCTTCCGTGTCGGCAATCGCACCGGCCTTGCCAAGGGCAAGACGCCGCTCAGCGTGGAGAAAGGCCTGGAGAAGAAGGTGCCCCAGCCATTCCGCGTTGGCGCGCATCACTGGCTGATCCTGCACGGACGCTACATCTGCAAGGCGCGCACGCCAGAATGCTGGCTCTGCCCGGTTGTTGACCTTTGTGCTTACAAGTCCAAGGTGGTGGAGAAGGGGGCCAAATCGGTTGCCGTGCCGAAGAAGCGCGCAAACGGGACAAAGGAGAGCAAGCGATGACACGCATGACCCTGATTCTGGCCACGGCGGTCCTGTCTGGCTGCGCTGCGGGCAGCAGAGACCAACCTTCCAGCAATGGCCACGGCAAGGACCTTCCCGCCGCCCGCATCCTCGGCGAGAGCCAAAGCTGCATCCCGCTCCAGTCGATCCGCGAAAGCCGCGTGCGCGATGACTGGACGATCGACTTCCGAACCGACGGCAACCGCTGGTATCGCAACACTCTGCCCCACCGCTGCAACGGCCTCGGCTTCGAGCAGGCTTTCGCTTACGAAACCTCGCTGACCCGGCTGTGCAACGTCGATATCATCACCGTCATTTCGAGCAGCAGCGGCCCCGGCCCGATCAATCGCGGATCGTGCGGGCTGGGCGAGTTTACCCCGGTGGAACTGGCGAAATAGGCCTTACGCCTCGAAATTCGCCTCGTCGAGATTGAGCCCGGCGCGGCCGTCCGCCGCAGTGTGTGAAGGCGCGTGCGGCGGTTCGGCATCGGGATCGAGGGGCGGTTGGAGCATGCCTTCCCACTTGGTCACGACCGAGGTCGCCACCGCATTGCCGACCACGTTGGTGGCGCTGCGGCCCATGTCGAGGAAGTGATCGACGCCCAGCACCAGCGCGATGCCTTCCACCGGCAGGCCGAACTGGTTGAGCGTGGCGGCGATCACCACCAGGCTCGCGCGCGGCACCCCGGCGATGCCCTTGGACGTGACCATCAGCGTCAGCAGCATCACGATCTGGCTGGTTACCGGCAATTCGATGCCATAAGCCTGCGCGATGAAGATCGCAGCGAAGCTGGTGTAGATCATCGATCCGTCGAGATTGAAACTGTAGCCCAGCGGCAGGACGAAGCCCGAGATGCGGCGCGGCACGCCGAAGCGGTCAAGCTGCTCGAACAGCTTGGGCAGAGCGGCTTCGGAACTGGCGGTCGAATAGGCCAGCAGCAGCGGTTCGCGGATATAGCGGATCAGCGTGAAAATCCGCCCGCGCAGGAAGATCGCGCCCGCGCTCAGCAGGATTACCCACAGGATCAGCATGGCAAGGTAGAACGACCCGACCAGCTTGCCATAGGTCACGATGATGCCCAGCCCGCGCAGCGCGATGACCGAGGAGATCGCGCCGAACACCGCGAACGGGGCAAAGCGCATGACATAGCCGGTGACGGTGAGCATGACTGCCGCCAGCGCCTCGGCCCCGCGCACCAGCGGCGCGCCCTTTGCGCCGATGGCCGAAAGCGCGATGCCTGCGAACAGCGAGAACACCAGCACTTGCAGGATATCGTTCTTGGCCATCGCCTCGATCGGGCTGGCAGGGAACACCGAGAGCACGAAGTGGCGGAAGGTGAAATCGCCGGTCGCAAGTTCGCCGAGGTCGCCGGTGGGCACCAGTTCAAGCCCGACGCCCGGCCTCAGCAGGTTGACCATGATCAGGCCGAGCGTGATCGACACGAAGCTGAACGTCACGAACCACGCCAGCGAACGCCCGCCGATCCGGCCCAGCGCGGCACTGTCGCCCATGCTGGCGATGCCGGTGACAATGGTGGCCAGCACGAGCGGCGCGACGATCATCTTGATCAGGCGCAGGAACACGTCTGGCAGCAGTTTCAGTGTGTCGGCGGTGAACGCAAGCGTCTCATCGCCCTTGGCATAGGACACGTTGAGCGCGTAGCCGACGACGATGCCGAGCATCATGCCGATCAGGATGTAGAGGGTCAGGCGCCTGGCCAAAAGAATGCTCCCGCAATATTGTTGCAGGAGAGACTAACGACCTTTCGCGGTCACCTCAACCACACTGTCCCCTGTGCAGCAGCTTCTGGTCGGCCAGCACCAATGCCATCATCGCCTCGACCACGGGTACGCCGCGAATGCCGACGCAAGGATCGTGACGGCCCCTGGTCAGCAACTCGGTCGCCTCGCCTTCGCGGGTGATCGTTGGCATGGGCGTAAGTATGGAGGACGTCGGCTTGAACGCCACGCGCACGGTCACCGGCTGCCCGGTGGAAATGCCGCCCGCGATCCCGCCTGCATGATTGGCAGTGAATTGCGGAGCGCCATCACCCGGCCGCATCGGATCGGCATTGCCTTCGCCGGTATTGGCCGCAGCGGCAAACCCGTCGCCGATTTCCACGCCCTTGACCGCGTTGATGCCCATCATCGCATGAGCGAGTTCGGCATCGAGCTTGGCATAGAGCGGCGCGCCCCAGCCTGCCGGAACGCCGGTTGCCGCGCATTCCACCACCGCGCCGAGTGACGAACCGGACTTGCGCGCGTCATCCACCAGCGCTTCCCAGCGCGCAGCGGCCTTGGCATCGGGGCAGAAGAAAGGGTTGTTGCCGATTTCGGCGGCGTCGAAGTTCGCCATGTCGATCGCGTCGCCGCCAATTGCGCTGACCCACGCGAGGATTGTCACCTCAGGGATCGCCAGTCGCGCCACGCCGCCTGCCGCTACGCGCGCCGCCGTCTCGCGCGCCGACGAGCGCCCGCCGCCGCGATAGTCGCGGAAGCCGTACTTCGCGTCATAGGCGTAGTCGGCATGGCCGGGGCGATAGGCCTTGGCGACATCGCCATAGTCCTTGGAGCGCTGATCGACGTTTTCGATCATCAGGCTGATCGGCGTGCCGGTGGTGCGCCCTTCGAACACGCCCGAAAGGATGCGGACTTGATCCGGCTCCTGCCGCTGCGTGGTGAAGCGCGACTGGCCGGGGCGGCGCGCGTCGAGAAACGGCTGGATATCCGCTTCGGAGATGGAAAGTCCCGGAGGGCAACCGTCAACCACGGCGCCCAGCGCCGGCCCGTGGCTTTCGCCCCAGGTGGTGAAACGGAACATGTGACCAAAACTGTTCAGGCTCATGGGCCAGCGCAATGTCGCAAAGCGGCGGAAAAGTCCACCTTCCGGCGCAGCCGAACGCGCGCTAAAGCCATCCCATGTACCTCGTCGTCTTCCGCAACCGCAAACGCGCCGACATAGACGTCGTCGCCTATGCAGCCGACGCTGGGGCGATGGACACTTTGGCGCGCAGGCAACCGGGTTTCCTCAGCTTCAAAAGCTACACCGCCGATGACGGCGAAGTCATCGCCCTGTCCGAATGGGCCGACGAAGGGGCGGCGCTGGCTTGGCGGCGGGTGGCCGAACATGTCGAAATACAGGGCAAGGGGCGCAGCGGGTATTACGAGAGCTATACGCTGTTTGCGGGAACGCCCTCGCGCATCCACCATTTCAACCGGCAGGATTTATGACCATCACCCTCCACGGCATCCCCAATTGCGACACCGTCAAGAAGGCCCGCACATGGCTTGATGCGCAGGGTCTTGCCTACACGTTCCACGATTACAAGAAGCAGGGCGCTGATCCGGTGCGAATTGCGGACTGGATCGCGCGAGGCGGCTTGGACAAGGTGATGAACCGCGCGGGCACGACCTACCGCAAGCTGGATGATGCGCAGAAGGCGGCGCTGGCGGGAGACGGTGCGCCTGCGGTGCTTGCCGAGAACACTTCGGTGATCAAGCGCCCGATTGTCGAGTATCCCGGCGGGTTGCTTGTGGGGTTCAAGGTGGCTGAGTGGGCGGCGGCGTTGAAGTCTTGACCC is a genomic window of Novosphingobium sp. MMS21-SN21R containing:
- a CDS encoding dicarboxylate/amino acid:cation symporter, whose protein sequence is MARRLTLYILIGMMLGIVVGYALNVSYAKGDETLAFTADTLKLLPDVFLRLIKMIVAPLVLATIVTGIASMGDSAALGRIGGRSLAWFVTFSFVSITLGLIMVNLLRPGVGLELVPTGDLGELATGDFTFRHFVLSVFPASPIEAMAKNDILQVLVFSLFAGIALSAIGAKGAPLVRGAEALAAVMLTVTGYVMRFAPFAVFGAISSVIALRGLGIIVTYGKLVGSFYLAMLILWVILLSAGAIFLRGRIFTLIRYIREPLLLAYSTASSEAALPKLFEQLDRFGVPRRISGFVLPLGYSFNLDGSMIYTSFAAIFIAQAYGIELPVTSQIVMLLTLMVTSKGIAGVPRASLVVIAATLNQFGLPVEGIALVLGVDHFLDMGRSATNVVGNAVATSVVTKWEGMLQPPLDPDAEPPHAPSHTAADGRAGLNLDEANFEA
- a CDS encoding arsenate reductase; amino-acid sequence: MTITLHGIPNCDTVKKARTWLDAQGLAYTFHDYKKQGADPVRIADWIARGGLDKVMNRAGTTYRKLDDAQKAALAGDGAPAVLAENTSVIKRPIVEYPGGLLVGFKVAEWAAALKS
- a CDS encoding antibiotic biosynthesis monooxygenase yields the protein MYLVVFRNRKRADIDVVAYAADAGAMDTLARRQPGFLSFKSYTADDGEVIALSEWADEGAALAWRRVAEHVEIQGKGRSGYYESYTLFAGTPSRIHHFNRQDL
- the dapB gene encoding 4-hydroxy-tetrahydrodipicolinate reductase → MARIGIIGSAGRMGNALQAAVVGAGHDFAGGIDKGGDPLGLAKQSDVLVDFSAPGALEFNLDAAIHAGVPIVIGTTGLEERHHWLVDAAAVSIPVLQTGNTSLGVTLLAHLVQEAASRLGEDWDIEIVETHHRMKVDAPSGTALLLGEGVAKGRGVHLADEAVRGRDGITGARKTGTIGFASLRGGSVAGDHSVHFLADNERLTFSHLAENRAIFAKGAIRAAEWIIDKEPGRYTMPEVLGL
- the nth gene encoding endonuclease III, with translation MNRADVFEFFRRLAEANPSPETELEYGNVYQLLVAVTLSAQSTDVGVNKATRMLFASVKTPQDMLDLGEDGLKQHIKTIGLFNAKAKNVIAMAGILVAKHGGEVPADRDLLTELPGVGRKTANVVMNCAFGAETFAVDTHIFRVGNRTGLAKGKTPLSVEKGLEKKVPQPFRVGAHHWLILHGRYICKARTPECWLCPVVDLCAYKSKVVEKGAKSVAVPKKRANGTKESKR
- the aroC gene encoding chorismate synthase — its product is MSLNSFGHMFRFTTWGESHGPALGAVVDGCPPGLSISEADIQPFLDARRPGQSRFTTQRQEPDQVRILSGVFEGRTTGTPISLMIENVDQRSKDYGDVAKAYRPGHADYAYDAKYGFRDYRGGGRSSARETAARVAAGGVARLAIPEVTILAWVSAIGGDAIDMANFDAAEIGNNPFFCPDAKAAARWEALVDDARKSGSSLGAVVECAATGVPAGWGAPLYAKLDAELAHAMMGINAVKGVEIGDGFAAAANTGEGNADPMRPGDGAPQFTANHAGGIAGGISTGQPVTVRVAFKPTSSILTPMPTITREGEATELLTRGRHDPCVGIRGVPVVEAMMALVLADQKLLHRGQCG